In Parasedimentitalea marina, the sequence CTAACAACCTCCAGATTGCGTGATGCTGGCTGACCCGAAGGTGGTGGTGCGAAAATGGGCAGTGGTACTCGATGAGAGCCAATCTTTACTTTGGACAGAAAGAAGATTGTCCGCGGACAATCCTTTCCCTATGCAAGCTGGGTCTGACTTGAAGCAAGGCGCTTGACTAGTTTTTCAGGGCTGAAATCCGCGCTCTTTGCACCAGTAGTCAGTGAACGGAAATACGCGCCAACGGACTTAATTTTTTCATGAAACTGCATGATTGCCCAGACGGTCATGGCAGCTCCCATTGCTCCGAGACGGAGCTGCGCAGCATCATAGCTGTGATTGTTGATGCCAAGCATTGGAGCAAGTGTTCGCGCATGTGCGATAACATCATGATGAGTTGTAACTTTATCTAATGCAAACTGGGAGGCTTCTGGGCAAGCCCTTAGTAGCTCAGGGATGGTGATTTCATTGCCCTGGTTCTGTCCAGGGGTGTCTGTTGTCACAGGCTTTTCTTCTTTATCAATATCTTCTTTATTTGACCTATGATAGTGGCGGACATTTTGACCGTCACTGGCGGCCAGAGTTGCTGTTGATGCGTCGACAATATCATCCTCTGCTTCAGCTTGGACGGTGGCCAGGGGTTGGTCTGCAAGAAGTTTTTCGCAGTCAGTGAGAGACAGCTTACGGCGAAGAACACGTAGGGTATTGAGCGCATGTATATTGTTAGGGTCGTGCTGTAGGGAATGATTGGCAGCAGAGCGAATTTTGGACCGCACGTAATCAATTTGATCGCGTTCCCGTAGGACCTCAGCGGCCAGTGCGGCGATCTCATGTAGGCGCTCAAACAGGGGTGTTAGGTCAAACCCAAACCGGAGAGCTTTGCCGTCGTGGCGGCTGTGCTTGGTGAACCGCTTTCCATTTGGGCTGTCGCGGCGAACCAACAGGCCGATCTCTTGTAGGGCTGCGGCGTGCCGCCGTATCGTTCTGTCTGAAATACCATTGCGCCGAAATGTGAGCGTGGCGTTAGATGCAAAGACTGTGTGGTGATTGCGTTTCGGTGCCAAACACGAAAGCATCGCATCAAGGGTCGTAAGCACTGAGGTGCTTAGGCCCAATCGGGGGGCCGCATTGCGAAGGGTCGCAACGACAATGTGGCGTTCAGGAATCGCATTGTCCGCGGACAATAGTGGATCGGACCGCAACCCAGTGGGCGCAGCTGCTTGAAGAAATGCCATGTTGTTTTCACGACAACCGGAGGAAAAAACCCAGATTTGTCAAAAAATCAGGAAAAAGGCCGCAAATCTCCGTTCAACCGATTCGGTTGTTGTTGACTGGCGCGGAGAAGCTGGTAGATCTGAAAGTGCAAAGAACAGATTGGGCTCTCCGGGAATTTCCTTGGGGGGCTCTTTCTTTTTTGGGCTGTTGGTCGTGCTCCTTATTATAGGGTTTCGTTGGTATTGGTTCAGTCAGTGCCTTGGCCTGACTGCCACGTCTCATAGAGACGCGTCAGTTCGGCTTCGGCGTTGTCACGCATCCATCGAACAAAATCCGGTGCATCAGTCTTCGACAGCTTGACGGTTAAGGCACGTG encodes:
- the repC gene encoding plasmid replication protein RepC; this translates as MAFLQAAAPTGLRSDPLLSADNAIPERHIVVATLRNAAPRLGLSTSVLTTLDAMLSCLAPKRNHHTVFASNATLTFRRNGISDRTIRRHAAALQEIGLLVRRDSPNGKRFTKHSRHDGKALRFGFDLTPLFERLHEIAALAAEVLRERDQIDYVRSKIRSAANHSLQHDPNNIHALNTLRVLRRKLSLTDCEKLLADQPLATVQAEAEDDIVDASTATLAASDGQNVRHYHRSNKEDIDKEEKPVTTDTPGQNQGNEITIPELLRACPEASQFALDKVTTHHDVIAHARTLAPMLGINNHSYDAAQLRLGAMGAAMTVWAIMQFHEKIKSVGAYFRSLTTGAKSADFSPEKLVKRLASSQTQLA